A DNA window from Candidatus Sulfidibacterium hydrothermale contains the following coding sequences:
- a CDS encoding PSP1 domain-containing protein, producing the protein MEEHLENKTKNIEVVAGRGCCVVDQDAESYEVNQSVCCKLTSYNWLDGFEDPVKKEEERFVEVRFKNDRKDFFLCPPELVLKENEIVTVEANPGHDVGIVALTGEAVLLQMKRKNYDPQRADVKRVYRHARVSDVEKWLMAVAQEKNTLYGTRRIAEELGLEMKVNDVEYQGDKTKAIFYFTAADRVDFRQLIRRLADAFKVRVEMRQIGVRQEAAKLGGIGSCGRELCCSSYMSSFKSVSTNAARVQQLSLNPQKLAGQCGKLKCCLNYELDNYLEALNDFPDPKTVLQTKKGPAYHQKSDVFQKLMWFAYADSPNNLMAIPVDKVKRIIRMNENKKFPAELEAFAMQVEQNASEDNGSDDNDFVSYI; encoded by the coding sequence ATGGAAGAACATTTGGAAAACAAAACAAAAAATATAGAAGTAGTTGCCGGACGGGGTTGCTGTGTGGTAGACCAAGATGCTGAGTCTTACGAAGTAAACCAGTCGGTTTGTTGTAAGCTGACTTCTTATAATTGGCTGGATGGATTTGAAGATCCGGTTAAAAAAGAAGAAGAACGCTTTGTGGAGGTACGTTTTAAAAACGACCGGAAAGATTTTTTCCTTTGTCCGCCTGAACTTGTTCTGAAAGAAAATGAGATCGTCACGGTAGAAGCCAATCCGGGACATGATGTGGGTATTGTGGCTTTAACCGGAGAAGCCGTTTTGCTTCAGATGAAACGAAAGAATTATGACCCGCAACGTGCTGATGTCAAAAGGGTTTATAGACATGCCCGGGTGAGTGACGTCGAAAAATGGCTCATGGCTGTGGCACAGGAAAAAAATACCTTGTACGGAACCCGTCGTATTGCAGAAGAGCTGGGACTTGAAATGAAAGTAAATGACGTGGAATATCAGGGCGATAAAACCAAAGCCATTTTTTATTTCACGGCGGCGGATAGGGTGGACTTTAGACAGTTAATCCGGCGTCTGGCCGATGCATTTAAAGTGCGGGTTGAGATGCGCCAGATTGGGGTTCGGCAGGAAGCTGCCAAACTGGGAGGAATCGGTTCTTGTGGACGAGAACTTTGCTGCTCATCATATATGAGCAGTTTTAAAAGTGTTTCAACCAATGCGGCCCGGGTACAGCAACTCTCGTTAAATCCGCAAAAACTGGCCGGACAATGCGGAAAATTGAAATGTTGTCTGAATTATGAATTAGATAATTATCTGGAAGCATTAAATGATTTTCCTGATCCCAAAACTGTGCTGCAAACAAAAAAAGGACCGGCTTATCATCAGAAGAGTGATGTTTTTCAGAAACTTATGTGGTTTGCTTATGCTGATAGCCCGAATAATCTGATGGCTATTCCGGTGGATAAGGTAAAACGCATAATCCGAATGAACGAAAACAAGAAATTTCCTGCCGAATTAGAGGCTTTTGCCATGCAGGTAGAGCAAAATGCCTCCGAAGATAACGGGAGCGACGATAATGATTTTGTTTCGTACATATAA
- a CDS encoding aminopeptidase P N-terminal domain-containing protein, protein MRYQPIHNKFFTNNRKKFASQLPNDAFAVFFSNDQCPRNGDQFHPFRQNSDFFYLTGIEQEKSILLIAPNCPNPSLQEVLFVLKSSKTLEIWEGHKYTKEEAKETSGIGSIYWLEDFDAILKEVMSYHDHVYLNQNEYIKFFPDVETREIRLGNEIQKQFPLHQYHRAAPLLTRQRLIKSKEEIELIQKACEITNKAFRRILQFTKPGVYEYEVEAEITHEFIRNGATGHGYAPIVASGKSACVLHYTENDKTCHDGDLLLMDFGAEYANYTADLSRTIPVNGKFTPRQKELYNAVLRVMKEVKKLYVPGNTINTINEKTNQLMEKEMIRLGLFTEEEVKNQDDNNPLFKKYFMHGTSHFMGLDVHDVGAKHEPLQPGMVLTCEPGIYIPEEKTGIRIENDILVTEKEPVDLMADFPIEPEEIEKLMQQ, encoded by the coding sequence ATGCGTTACCAACCCATTCACAACAAATTTTTTACCAACAACCGGAAGAAGTTTGCATCTCAGTTGCCTAACGATGCTTTTGCCGTGTTTTTTTCGAACGATCAATGTCCACGTAACGGAGATCAGTTTCATCCGTTTCGGCAAAACTCCGATTTTTTCTATCTCACCGGCATCGAGCAGGAAAAAAGCATTCTTTTAATAGCTCCTAACTGCCCAAATCCGAGCTTACAGGAAGTTTTGTTTGTACTCAAAAGCAGCAAAACACTTGAAATATGGGAAGGGCACAAGTATACGAAAGAAGAAGCCAAAGAAACTTCCGGAATTGGAAGCATCTATTGGCTGGAAGATTTTGATGCCATTTTAAAAGAAGTGATGTCTTATCACGATCACGTGTATTTAAACCAAAATGAATACATTAAATTTTTCCCTGATGTTGAAACGCGCGAGATCAGGCTGGGAAATGAAATACAAAAACAATTTCCGTTACACCAGTATCACCGTGCCGCTCCATTACTCACCCGTCAGAGGTTAATCAAATCAAAAGAAGAAATTGAGCTCATACAAAAAGCCTGCGAAATTACGAACAAGGCTTTCCGGCGGATTCTTCAATTCACCAAGCCGGGCGTTTATGAATACGAAGTGGAGGCTGAAATTACGCACGAGTTTATCCGTAACGGAGCAACAGGCCACGGGTATGCTCCCATCGTCGCATCCGGAAAAAGTGCCTGTGTATTGCATTACACCGAGAACGACAAAACTTGTCATGACGGAGATTTGTTGTTGATGGATTTTGGTGCTGAATACGCCAATTACACCGCTGACCTCAGCCGTACTATTCCGGTGAATGGAAAATTCACACCAAGGCAAAAAGAATTATATAATGCCGTCTTACGGGTGATGAAAGAAGTAAAAAAACTGTATGTTCCCGGAAATACCATCAATACCATTAATGAAAAAACCAATCAGTTAATGGAAAAAGAGATGATCAGGCTTGGATTGTTTACGGAAGAAGAAGTAAAGAATCAGGATGACAACAATCCACTTTTCAAAAAATATTTCATGCATGGAACATCCCATTTTATGGGGCTGGATGTCCATGATGTGGGAGCAAAACACGAGCCTTTACAACCGGGAATGGTTCTCACGTGTGAACCGGGCATATACATTCCGGAAGAGAAGACAGGAATTCGTATAGAAAATGACATCTTGGTTACAGAAAAAGAACCGGTTGATCTCATGGCAGATTTTCCGATTGAACCAGAAGAAATTGAAAAACTGATGCAACAATAG
- a CDS encoding TPR end-of-group domain-containing protein codes for MKKNYSLTRMLVLSFLMVLPLAFYAQSTTSGKKDKQETEKKAQKPQESFSPYFFGQGQFGASWSHAEVASTLIFPDLSHDNVFVGTGSLGFGYQFLPWLNAYVGLNRGYAKGYLEANSDKSKYMPIPSHDYWYTSDYYGGDLNLGLNLSNLIGGYKTRAINFGFHAGLGQMQWKSKLYDKTTGSLVARHGYDGNNDSHNGGISNRKVALTIPFGVNVNYTLNDKWDIYGDYSYTWWDTDLLDGVVSGYGNSGRDGTLNASLGIRYKFVPGGVGSMAKKAPEKTSMVVMPKVLEEKGDSVEITVNGTFPPKYFSKNAVMLIQPVIKYEGGEKVLDPIKLKGEKVAGNGELISYQNGGSFTRTYKVPYEKGMDVAQLVTESVVYPYSGKEYASVKDALAGEKKAKSIAERKIADGTIVTAKAVEHNEHFIFAPDGYQKVTIVTNKSELHFKVNQANIDWNLPLNKNKANYDALKNNLSDLYKGWKVKSIDIQGWASPEGEESFNQGLSERRAQAMEKYIKSKIKRELRKKDNNFAFKSVKDIPFNLHANGPDWNGFMKAVEKSDIKDKAAILNVINSANESKKEEEIRNMIQIYPQLEKSILPPLRRAELYVNAIEPKRPESEIAQMATSPDYGQLKVAEILHAANLTSDLNTKKKIYANAMKRYPNCWRAVANAGAVDVELGDYQEAKSLLMKAMKMNKNAAVVRNNMGILYARQGDYKKAEHCFLYAQKLGADEAYNLGIVNIMKGDYAKAVQLLSSKKCSYNLGLAQMLNGNLDAATNTLKCAKENAAVDYLLAVVGARKGDNTMVYNYLAKAIKEDASYKAKAAKDREFLKLFNTPDFKALVGNN; via the coding sequence ATGAAAAAAAATTATTCTTTAACCCGGATGCTCGTATTGAGCTTTCTGATGGTACTTCCGTTGGCTTTTTATGCCCAAAGCACTACTTCGGGTAAAAAAGACAAACAAGAAACAGAAAAAAAGGCCCAAAAACCACAAGAAAGTTTTAGCCCTTATTTCTTTGGGCAGGGGCAGTTTGGGGCTTCTTGGTCACATGCTGAGGTGGCTTCTACGTTGATTTTTCCTGATTTGAGCCATGATAATGTTTTTGTGGGGACAGGAAGTCTTGGTTTTGGTTATCAGTTTTTACCTTGGTTGAATGCCTATGTGGGGTTAAATCGAGGTTATGCTAAAGGTTATCTTGAAGCCAATAGCGATAAAAGTAAGTATATGCCAATTCCATCCCATGATTATTGGTATACTTCTGATTACTATGGTGGGGATTTAAATCTTGGATTAAATCTTTCCAATTTGATTGGTGGTTATAAAACCCGGGCGATTAATTTTGGGTTTCATGCTGGTTTGGGACAAATGCAATGGAAGTCAAAATTATATGATAAAACTACGGGTAGTTTAGTGGCTCGTCATGGCTATGATGGAAATAATGATTCACATAATGGTGGAATTTCAAACCGTAAAGTAGCATTAACTATTCCTTTTGGAGTTAATGTAAACTATACACTGAATGATAAATGGGATATTTATGGTGATTATTCCTATACTTGGTGGGATACAGACTTATTAGACGGTGTTGTATCTGGATATGGAAATTCTGGGCGTGACGGAACCTTAAATGCTTCTCTCGGTATTCGTTACAAATTTGTTCCCGGTGGCGTTGGCTCCATGGCAAAGAAAGCTCCGGAAAAAACCAGTATGGTTGTTATGCCTAAAGTCCTTGAAGAAAAAGGGGACAGTGTAGAAATTACAGTAAATGGAACTTTCCCTCCGAAATATTTTTCAAAAAATGCTGTGATGCTGATCCAGCCGGTGATAAAATATGAAGGAGGAGAAAAAGTACTTGATCCGATCAAACTTAAAGGAGAAAAAGTAGCTGGTAACGGTGAATTGATCAGTTACCAAAATGGTGGTTCTTTTACCCGGACCTACAAAGTTCCTTATGAAAAAGGTATGGATGTAGCCCAGTTGGTTACCGAGTCAGTGGTTTATCCTTATTCCGGAAAAGAATATGCTTCGGTGAAAGATGCGCTTGCCGGTGAAAAGAAAGCCAAAAGTATTGCTGAAAGAAAAATTGCTGATGGAACAATCGTAACGGCAAAAGCTGTTGAGCATAATGAACATTTTATTTTTGCTCCCGATGGTTACCAGAAGGTAACGATTGTTACAAATAAATCTGAGTTGCATTTTAAAGTGAATCAGGCAAATATTGACTGGAATCTTCCCTTAAATAAAAACAAAGCTAATTACGATGCTTTGAAAAATAATCTCTCTGACCTTTATAAAGGCTGGAAAGTAAAAAGTATTGATATCCAGGGATGGGCATCTCCTGAAGGAGAAGAAAGCTTTAACCAAGGACTTTCTGAACGTCGTGCCCAGGCTATGGAAAAATACATCAAATCCAAAATTAAAAGAGAGCTTCGGAAAAAAGACAACAACTTTGCCTTTAAAAGTGTAAAAGATATTCCGTTTAACTTGCATGCCAATGGTCCTGACTGGAACGGTTTCATGAAAGCAGTTGAAAAATCCGATATTAAAGACAAAGCTGCAATTCTGAATGTGATTAACTCGGCTAATGAAAGCAAAAAAGAGGAAGAAATCAGAAACATGATTCAGATTTATCCGCAACTGGAAAAAAGCATTCTGCCTCCTTTGCGTCGTGCCGAATTGTATGTGAATGCCATCGAACCGAAAAGACCGGAAAGCGAAATTGCACAGATGGCTACCAGTCCGGATTATGGCCAGTTGAAAGTAGCTGAAATTTTACATGCTGCTAACTTGACGAGCGATCTGAATACCAAGAAAAAAATCTATGCTAATGCCATGAAACGCTATCCAAATTGCTGGAGAGCTGTGGCCAATGCCGGTGCTGTTGATGTTGAACTTGGTGATTATCAAGAAGCTAAATCACTTCTGATGAAAGCCATGAAGATGAACAAAAATGCAGCTGTTGTACGCAACAATATGGGAATCTTATATGCTCGTCAAGGAGACTATAAGAAAGCAGAACATTGCTTCCTGTATGCTCAGAAACTGGGTGCTGACGAAGCTTATAACTTAGGTATTGTTAATATCATGAAAGGTGATTATGCCAAAGCCGTTCAGTTGCTGAGCAGTAAAAAATGCTCTTATAACCTTGGCTTGGCTCAAATGCTGAATGGTAATTTGGATGCTGCTACTAATACCCTGAAATGTGCTAAAGAAAATGCGGCTGTTGATTATCTGTTGGCTGTTGTAGGTGCCCGTAAAGGGGATAATACCATGGTTTATAACTATCTGGCCAAAGCCATTAAAGAAGATGCTTCTTATAAAGCTAAAGCTGCTAAAGACCGTGAATTCCTGAAACTTTTTAATACTCCGGATTTCAAAGCTTTGGTAGGAAATAACTAG
- a CDS encoding fumarate reductase/succinate dehydrogenase flavoprotein subunit, producing the protein MTKIDSKIPEGPLAQKWTHYKEHQKLVNPANKRKIDIIVVGTGLAGGAAAASLGEMGFNVKVFCIQDSPRRAHSIAAQGGINAAKNYPNDGDTVYRLFYDTVKGGDYRGREANTYRLAEVSNNIIDQLVAQGVPFAREYSGYLANRSFGGAQVSRTFYARGQTGQQLLLGAYGALSKEIKRGSVKLYTRREMLDLVIMKDGRARGIIVRNLFTGKLERYSAHAVLLATGGYGNLYFLSTNAMTSNGSAAWRAYKRGAWFANPCYVQIHPTCIPVHGDYQSKLTLMSESLRNDGRIWVPKKKEDAEKIRKKEIRPRDIPEEDRDYYLERRYPAFGNLVPRDVASRAAKERCDAGYGVGTGQAVFLDFKEAIARLGKDVIKARYGNLFDMYERITDDNPYETPMMIYPAVHYTMGGLWVDYELQSNIPGLFVGGEANFSDHGANRLGASALMQGLSDGYFILPYTMQNYLADQITVGTIPSDTPEFEQAEKDVQARIEKLMSINGKETVDYFHKKLGRIMWDHAGMARNREGLEEGIKMIQELRKEFWENVRVPGNPNGINIELEKALRVADFLELGELLARDALHREESAGGHFREEYQTPEGEALRNDKDFMYVAAWEYQGDDKEPKLHKEPLVYENIEVKTRNYKTA; encoded by the coding sequence ATGACCAAGATAGATTCAAAAATTCCTGAAGGGCCTCTCGCCCAAAAATGGACACATTATAAGGAACATCAGAAACTTGTCAATCCTGCCAATAAGCGTAAAATTGATATTATCGTGGTGGGTACCGGACTTGCCGGAGGTGCTGCTGCTGCCAGTTTGGGCGAAATGGGATTTAATGTAAAAGTCTTTTGTATCCAAGATAGCCCGCGTCGTGCACATAGTATTGCCGCTCAGGGTGGAATTAACGCTGCTAAAAATTATCCTAACGATGGCGATACTGTTTATCGCTTGTTTTATGATACGGTAAAAGGGGGTGACTACCGCGGACGTGAAGCCAATACCTACCGGCTGGCTGAAGTCAGTAATAACATTATTGACCAATTGGTAGCCCAGGGGGTTCCTTTTGCCCGTGAGTACAGTGGATATCTTGCTAACCGTTCTTTTGGTGGCGCTCAGGTATCCCGTACATTTTATGCCCGTGGTCAAACCGGACAGCAGTTGCTTTTAGGTGCTTACGGCGCTTTAAGTAAAGAAATCAAACGGGGTTCTGTAAAACTTTATACCCGCCGGGAGATGCTCGATCTCGTTATTATGAAAGACGGTAGAGCCCGGGGAATTATCGTGCGGAATTTATTTACCGGAAAACTGGAACGGTACAGTGCTCATGCTGTATTGCTGGCTACAGGTGGATATGGAAATCTTTACTTCTTATCTACCAATGCTATGACATCTAATGGTAGTGCGGCCTGGAGAGCTTACAAAAGAGGGGCCTGGTTTGCCAATCCTTGTTATGTGCAAATTCACCCAACGTGTATTCCGGTTCATGGCGACTATCAATCGAAATTAACACTGATGAGTGAAAGTTTGCGGAACGATGGCCGTATCTGGGTTCCGAAGAAAAAAGAAGATGCTGAAAAAATCCGGAAAAAAGAGATTCGTCCCCGCGATATTCCTGAAGAAGACCGCGATTATTATCTCGAGAGAAGATATCCTGCTTTTGGAAACCTGGTTCCGCGTGATGTCGCTTCGCGTGCTGCAAAAGAGCGTTGTGATGCCGGATATGGCGTAGGTACAGGACAAGCAGTATTCCTTGATTTTAAAGAAGCTATTGCCCGTTTGGGTAAAGATGTGATCAAAGCCCGTTACGGGAACCTCTTTGATATGTACGAGCGGATTACGGACGATAATCCGTATGAAACCCCAATGATGATCTATCCGGCTGTTCACTACACCATGGGTGGCCTTTGGGTTGACTATGAATTGCAGAGTAATATCCCGGGATTATTCGTGGGTGGTGAAGCGAACTTCTCTGACCACGGCGCTAACCGCTTAGGAGCTTCTGCTTTGATGCAGGGATTGTCCGATGGTTATTTTATTCTGCCTTACACAATGCAAAATTATCTTGCTGACCAAATTACGGTAGGTACTATTCCTTCGGATACCCCTGAGTTTGAACAGGCAGAAAAAGATGTTCAGGCCAGAATTGAAAAATTGATGTCTATTAATGGCAAAGAAACGGTGGATTATTTCCACAAAAAACTGGGACGTATCATGTGGGATCATGCCGGTATGGCCCGAAACAGAGAAGGTCTGGAAGAAGGAATTAAAATGATTCAGGAACTCCGGAAAGAGTTCTGGGAAAATGTTCGTGTACCGGGTAATCCCAATGGAATTAACATTGAGCTGGAAAAAGCACTCCGTGTAGCGGACTTCCTTGAACTTGGCGAGCTGTTGGCCCGTGATGCTTTGCATCGGGAAGAATCAGCAGGTGGCCACTTCCGTGAAGAATACCAAACTCCTGAAGGTGAAGCACTACGTAACGACAAAGATTTCATGTATGTGGCAGCCTGGGAATACCAGGGCGATGACAAAGAACCTAAACTCCATAAGGAGCCACTGGTTTATGAAAATATCGAAGTCAAAACGCGTAACTACAAAACCGCTTAA
- a CDS encoding gliding motility lipoprotein GldH yields the protein MIRHLKKEYGLLLIIIGLLFFTSCRRSTLFAGAVPLNGVWPKESAAKFVIPVSDTVSLYDFYVNIRHTQKYRYSNLYLFMETLFPNKTYTRDTLEIMLANPEGKWLGKGWGKIKEDHVLLKSKFRFPLKGKYTFLIWQGMRTDTLHAVQSVGIDIEKSK from the coding sequence ATGATACGGCATTTAAAAAAGGAATATGGATTGTTGCTCATTATAATCGGGCTGCTTTTTTTTACGTCGTGCCGGCGCAGTACCCTTTTTGCCGGTGCGGTTCCTTTAAATGGCGTATGGCCTAAAGAAAGTGCGGCAAAATTTGTGATTCCTGTTTCTGATACCGTTTCTCTGTATGATTTTTATGTCAATATCCGGCATACCCAAAAATACCGTTACAGTAATTTGTATCTTTTTATGGAAACCCTTTTTCCGAACAAAACATATACTCGTGATACACTGGAAATTATGTTGGCAAACCCCGAAGGAAAATGGCTCGGAAAAGGTTGGGGAAAAATAAAAGAAGATCATGTTTTGCTTAAATCAAAGTTCAGGTTCCCGCTAAAAGGAAAATATACGTTTTTGATTTGGCAGGGAATGCGAACAGATACTTTGCATGCCGTGCAAAGTGTGGGAATTGATATTGAAAAAAGTAAATAA
- a CDS encoding succinate dehydrogenase cytochrome b subunit — MSNKPYYSSITKKIIMSLMGLFLITFLLVHLTLNSFLLVNKNLFNEGAHFMGTNTFIQIFQWVLFAGFAIHIFYGIVLQIQNWMSRPKGYKRRAFMEQSPFSKYMIYTGLLILIFLIIHLTNFFAVKMGWAGNGVPKVPGTDMEDMGQLVINLFHNGGYVVFYVVMFVLMGFHLDHAFQSAFQTLGLNHKTYWGFIKGLSRAYAIVVSLGFIIIPLFIYFSK; from the coding sequence ATGAGTAATAAACCTTACTATTCTTCGATTACGAAGAAGATTATCATGTCGTTGATGGGGCTCTTTTTAATAACGTTCTTGTTGGTTCATCTAACCCTCAATTCGTTTTTACTCGTCAACAAAAATTTGTTTAATGAAGGGGCTCATTTTATGGGAACCAATACCTTCATTCAAATTTTTCAGTGGGTATTATTTGCCGGCTTTGCCATCCATATTTTTTATGGTATTGTCCTGCAGATACAAAACTGGATGTCACGACCGAAAGGCTATAAAAGAAGAGCCTTCATGGAACAGTCTCCTTTTTCAAAGTACATGATTTATACCGGACTGTTAATACTTATTTTTCTGATTATCCATCTCACTAATTTCTTTGCTGTAAAAATGGGATGGGCAGGAAATGGCGTTCCCAAAGTTCCTGGAACCGATATGGAAGACATGGGACAATTGGTGATTAACCTCTTCCACAATGGTGGATACGTTGTCTTTTATGTGGTGATGTTTGTTTTAATGGGTTTCCATCTGGATCATGCTTTTCAGTCTGCTTTCCAGACATTGGGTTTAAACCATAAAACCTATTGGGGATTCATTAAAGGACTCAGCCGTGCCTATGCCATTGTGGTTTCTCTCGGCTTTATTATCATTCCGTTGTTTATTTACTTTTCAAAATAG
- a CDS encoding DNA polymerase III subunit: MQFKDVIGQQVVKERLIATVKEKRVAHTQLFLGPEGAGALPLALAFAQYINCPNKQDGESCGVCPSCVKYQKFSHPDLHFIFPTATNNKIKKNPESELFQEEWLAFLQENQGYVTQDTWYEALGIGNKQGTIYARDANQIVKLLGYKPYEAPYKVVIVFMAERLHLSASNKLLKSLEEPPENTLIILIAERYEMIIPTVRSRAQLVKVPPLSYSDVEQELLRRFPDEISVEKAREVAMLSSGNWNKARELFEQAEDDHYNFIKFREWMRLCFSGKDYGAIYELVQELSRLGREKQKKFLHYGLQVFHNSLFIQEGQTNLVMATEEEKDYLKKFAPYVNQANRQKMYELLNEAIYHIERNAHPGILFSDLSFQLGDCLQEGKKALQTGKV, from the coding sequence ATGCAGTTTAAAGATGTAATTGGTCAGCAGGTTGTTAAAGAGCGGTTAATTGCTACGGTAAAGGAAAAGCGAGTGGCACATACTCAGCTTTTTCTTGGTCCTGAAGGTGCCGGAGCGTTGCCACTGGCACTTGCTTTTGCCCAGTACATCAATTGTCCGAATAAACAGGATGGAGAAAGTTGTGGCGTTTGTCCTTCTTGTGTAAAATACCAAAAGTTTTCTCATCCGGATCTTCATTTTATTTTTCCTACAGCAACCAATAACAAAATAAAAAAGAACCCGGAATCGGAACTTTTTCAGGAAGAATGGCTCGCCTTTTTACAGGAAAATCAAGGATATGTAACCCAGGATACTTGGTATGAAGCACTTGGTATTGGAAATAAACAGGGAACCATTTATGCCCGCGATGCCAACCAGATTGTTAAACTTTTGGGCTATAAACCTTATGAAGCGCCTTATAAGGTGGTGATTGTATTTATGGCAGAACGTTTACATCTATCAGCATCCAATAAACTTTTAAAAAGCCTGGAAGAACCTCCTGAGAACACATTAATTATTTTGATAGCCGAACGTTACGAAATGATTATTCCTACAGTGCGGTCGCGGGCACAGCTCGTTAAAGTTCCTCCGCTTTCTTATTCTGATGTGGAGCAGGAATTACTTCGCCGGTTTCCTGATGAAATTAGTGTGGAAAAAGCCCGGGAAGTGGCCATGTTATCGAGTGGAAACTGGAATAAAGCACGGGAACTTTTTGAGCAGGCCGAAGATGATCATTATAATTTTATCAAGTTCAGAGAGTGGATGCGGCTCTGCTTTTCCGGAAAAGATTATGGTGCTATTTATGAACTGGTTCAGGAGCTTTCGCGATTAGGACGTGAAAAACAGAAAAAATTCTTGCATTACGGACTGCAGGTGTTTCATAATTCGTTATTTATCCAGGAAGGACAAACGAATCTGGTAATGGCGACGGAAGAAGAAAAAGATTACTTGAAAAAATTTGCTCCGTATGTGAATCAGGCCAACCGACAAAAAATGTATGAATTGTTAAATGAAGCCATTTATCATATCGAACGTAATGCCCATCCGGGTATTCTTTTCTCCGATTTGAGCTTTCAGCTTGGAGATTGTCTGCAGGAGGGAAAAAAAGCTTTACAAACCGGGAAGGTTTGA
- a CDS encoding succinate dehydrogenase/fumarate reductase iron-sulfur subunit, with product MDFKLKIWRQASPDDKGKFVDYDVHNISSDASFLEMIDILNDELVEKGEDPVAFDHDCREGICGMCSMFINGHPHGPEAATTTCQLHMRKFKDGETIVIEPWRAKPFPVIKDLIVDRSAFDEIIQAGGYISVTTGGVPDANAIPIKKENADLAMDAAACIGCGACVAACKNASAMLFVSAKVSQFALLPQGKVEAKDRVKAMVAKMDELGFGNCTNTYACEAECPKEISITNIARMNRQFIGAKLG from the coding sequence ATGGATTTTAAATTAAAAATATGGCGCCAGGCTTCCCCCGATGATAAGGGAAAGTTCGTGGATTACGATGTGCACAACATCTCCTCTGATGCATCTTTTCTTGAAATGATTGATATCCTGAATGATGAATTGGTAGAAAAAGGAGAAGATCCTGTTGCCTTTGATCACGACTGTCGTGAAGGAATTTGTGGTATGTGCAGTATGTTTATTAACGGACATCCACATGGACCAGAAGCTGCAACCACAACCTGTCAGCTACATATGCGTAAATTCAAGGATGGGGAAACCATCGTTATTGAACCCTGGCGGGCTAAACCATTCCCGGTAATCAAAGACTTGATTGTGGACCGGTCGGCTTTTGATGAAATCATTCAGGCAGGAGGATATATTTCGGTAACAACCGGTGGTGTTCCGGATGCCAATGCCATTCCGATTAAAAAGGAAAATGCCGACCTGGCTATGGATGCTGCGGCTTGTATTGGATGCGGCGCTTGTGTTGCTGCTTGTAAAAATGCTTCTGCTATGCTGTTTGTTTCGGCTAAAGTGTCACAGTTTGCTTTGCTTCCGCAAGGAAAAGTGGAAGCCAAAGACCGTGTAAAAGCGATGGTGGCTAAAATGGATGAACTTGGTTTTGGTAATTGTACCAATACGTATGCTTGTGAAGCCGAGTGTCCCAAGGAAATTTCTATTACCAATATTGCACGGATGAACCGTCAGTTTATCGGTGCCAAACTGGGATAA